One stretch of Chitinophaga pendula DNA includes these proteins:
- a CDS encoding sigma 54-interacting transcriptional regulator, which translates to MNTSISTLGQLKKSGYKHKSVKEEIRLNLIKKLKQKEQTFPGIIGYDDTVIPDTERALLSRHNILFLGLRGQAKTRMARQMIDLLDEYVPVIAGSEVNDNPFAPLSRYGRDLVAELGDETPITWLSREERYGEKLATPDVSVADLIGDIDPIKAANLKLSYADERVIHFGIIPRSNRGIFVINELPDLQARIQVALFNILQEGDIQIRGFKVRMPLDILFIFTANPEDYTNRGAIVTPLKDRIESQIITHYPKNIENSLLITEQEANLHEEQEGRIHMTDMIKRLIEQVAFEARNSEYVDKKSGVSARLTIAAYENAVSAGERRAIINKEKETHVRIADLQGIIPAITGKIELVYEGEQEGPLQVAFNLLDKAIRTLFATYFPNPDSFKKRKQVAPSENPYRQVIQWFDKGNAVQLLQDISDKQYATSLQKVEGLKELVQGRFPHANGKEQLLLMEFVLHGLSAYSLISKKVVENETRFSDLLGTMMNFNMGGDESEEDSNF; encoded by the coding sequence ATGAACACGAGCATCAGTACTTTGGGCCAACTGAAGAAAAGCGGTTACAAACATAAATCGGTTAAAGAGGAGATCAGACTTAATTTAATAAAAAAACTCAAGCAAAAAGAGCAAACATTTCCTGGTATCATTGGTTATGACGATACCGTAATCCCAGATACGGAGCGAGCGTTACTTTCCCGGCATAATATTTTGTTCCTTGGTCTTCGAGGTCAGGCAAAAACGAGAATGGCACGACAGATGATTGATCTGTTGGACGAGTATGTGCCGGTGATTGCGGGCTCAGAAGTCAATGACAATCCATTTGCGCCCTTATCCCGTTATGGGCGGGACCTGGTAGCTGAGTTGGGGGATGAAACACCTATTACCTGGTTATCCCGGGAAGAGCGTTACGGTGAGAAGCTCGCTACACCCGATGTATCAGTAGCAGATCTTATCGGGGATATTGATCCGATCAAAGCTGCTAATTTGAAACTTAGCTATGCAGATGAGCGGGTGATCCACTTTGGTATCATCCCTAGGTCTAACAGGGGGATCTTTGTAATTAACGAGTTACCAGACCTGCAAGCTCGCATACAAGTTGCATTATTTAATATCTTGCAGGAAGGAGATATTCAAATTAGGGGCTTTAAGGTCCGTATGCCACTGGACATCCTTTTTATATTTACTGCTAATCCGGAAGACTATACTAATCGCGGCGCGATTGTAACTCCTTTAAAGGACCGCATAGAAAGCCAGATTATTACTCACTATCCGAAAAACATTGAGAATTCTCTGTTGATCACTGAGCAGGAAGCCAATTTACATGAGGAACAGGAAGGCCGTATCCATATGACGGACATGATCAAAAGGCTGATAGAGCAAGTAGCGTTTGAGGCCCGTAACAGTGAATACGTGGATAAGAAAAGTGGTGTATCTGCACGTCTGACCATTGCTGCATATGAGAATGCGGTGAGTGCCGGTGAGCGGAGAGCTATTATAAATAAGGAGAAAGAAACGCATGTGCGCATAGCCGACCTGCAAGGCATTATCCCAGCGATTACGGGTAAGATTGAATTGGTTTATGAAGGCGAGCAGGAAGGTCCTTTGCAGGTAGCATTTAATTTATTGGACAAGGCTATCCGGACACTCTTTGCTACCTACTTCCCGAATCCGGATTCTTTTAAGAAACGTAAACAAGTGGCACCATCTGAGAATCCTTATCGCCAGGTAATACAATGGTTCGATAAAGGTAATGCGGTTCAGTTATTGCAGGATATAAGCGACAAGCAGTATGCTACCAGCCTTCAGAAGGTAGAAGGTTTGAAAGAACTTGTACAGGGTCGTTTTCCTCATGCCAATGGTAAGGAGCAGTTACTGCTGATGGAGTTTGTGCTGCACGGATTGTCTGCGTATTCGCTAATCAGCAAGAAGGTGGTAGAAAACGAGACACGTTTCAGTGATCTGTTGGGTACCATGATGAACTTCAACATGGGTGGAGATGAAAGTGAAGAGGATAGTAATTTTTAA
- a CDS encoding magnesium transporter CorA family protein produces MIQYFKNIDARTVEIDRAENGAWVNITPPLKQAEFERLSEELDIPLDFLTDSLDIDEKSRFELEDNVKLIVIKTPTENNSINESDAYYITIPIVIILTHNQILTVNSFDNAAIKKFLNTFHNRHPEKRNMMVLKVFEKVTMNFLEYLKEINQRRNLLEQRLYDSNRNEELLYIMRIQKSLVYFVTALRSNELLLMKLERTNFLGLNDDEKEFLNDLIVDTSQALEMANVYTNILSSTMDAFASIISNNLNLVMKRLTSITIVLTFPVLVASIYGMNVDIPYQHSRHAFYIPVILSIVISVIMSWYFMKKKWF; encoded by the coding sequence ATGATCCAGTACTTTAAAAATATCGACGCCCGTACAGTAGAAATAGATCGTGCCGAGAACGGTGCCTGGGTAAATATTACGCCCCCGCTGAAACAGGCAGAATTTGAACGTTTGTCTGAAGAACTTGATATTCCACTGGACTTCCTGACGGACTCTTTGGATATTGATGAGAAATCCCGTTTTGAACTGGAGGATAACGTTAAGTTGATCGTTATTAAAACACCGACGGAAAATAATTCCATCAATGAGAGTGATGCTTATTATATCACGATACCTATTGTGATCATTCTAACCCACAACCAGATACTCACCGTAAATTCCTTCGACAACGCGGCAATCAAGAAGTTCCTGAATACTTTTCACAACCGTCATCCGGAGAAACGGAATATGATGGTGTTAAAGGTATTTGAGAAAGTAACGATGAACTTCCTTGAATATCTGAAAGAGATCAACCAGCGTCGCAATCTACTCGAGCAACGTCTGTATGATTCCAACCGGAATGAAGAGTTATTATATATCATGCGTATCCAGAAAAGCCTGGTATATTTCGTGACTGCCCTACGTAGCAACGAGTTGTTGTTGATGAAATTGGAACGTACTAATTTCCTTGGGTTGAACGATGATGAGAAGGAGTTTTTGAATGACCTGATCGTAGATACTTCTCAGGCACTGGAAATGGCTAACGTTTATACCAACATACTTAGCAGTACCATGGATGCCTTCGCCAGTATTATCTCCAATAACCTGAACCTGGTGATGAAACGCCTGACTTCCATTACAATTGTACTCACCTTTCCCGTATTGGTAGCTAGTATTTATGGCATGAACGTCGATATTCCGTATCAGCATTCACGCCATGCCTTTTATATTCCGGTTATTCTCTCAATAGTCATTTCCGTTATCATGAGCTGGTACTTCATGAAAAAGAAATGGTTTTAG
- the dapF gene encoding diaminopimelate epimerase, with protein MKQLQFYKYQGTGNDFVILDNRNGQYDGLTNAQVHQLCDRRFGIGADGLMLLNAQEGYDFGMKYYNADGNEGSMCGNGGRCLVAFAKKMGIDKETLRFLAVDGPHDASIAGTEWVNLKMQDVDYVEQGPAYYYLNTGSPHFVKYVNNLETLDVYSEGRQIRYNDRFAAEGTNVNFVQPTEKGIYVRTYERGVEDETYSCGTGVTAAALTFAGETLQSYVIPVQTLGGQLEVKFEKTGERSFSNIWLCGPAKLVFEGQVDVN; from the coding sequence ATGAAGCAGTTGCAGTTTTATAAATATCAAGGGACCGGTAACGATTTTGTTATACTGGACAACAGGAATGGCCAGTATGATGGACTTACCAATGCACAGGTACATCAGTTGTGCGACCGACGGTTTGGGATTGGAGCGGATGGGCTTATGTTGCTGAATGCGCAGGAAGGGTATGATTTCGGCATGAAATATTACAATGCGGACGGTAATGAAGGTAGCATGTGCGGTAATGGAGGGCGTTGTCTGGTAGCCTTTGCCAAGAAGATGGGTATTGACAAGGAAACCTTACGTTTCCTGGCGGTCGACGGCCCTCACGATGCCAGTATAGCCGGTACGGAATGGGTGAATCTTAAAATGCAGGATGTAGACTATGTGGAGCAAGGACCTGCCTACTACTATTTGAATACAGGCTCCCCACATTTTGTTAAATATGTGAACAATCTGGAAACGCTGGATGTATATAGCGAAGGCCGGCAGATCAGGTATAACGACCGTTTTGCGGCAGAGGGTACCAATGTAAACTTTGTACAGCCTACAGAAAAAGGTATTTATGTTCGCACCTATGAACGTGGTGTAGAGGATGAGACCTACTCCTGCGGAACGGGTGTTACGGCAGCCGCCTTAACATTTGCCGGAGAAACTTTACAGTCCTATGTGATACCGGTACAGACATTAGGTGGACAGCTAGAGGTAAAATTCGAAAAAACCGGGGAGCGGTCCTTCAGTAATATCTGGTTATGTGGGCCTGCCAAGTTGGTATTTGAGGGACAGGTCGATGTTAATTAA
- a CDS encoding nucleoside phosphorylase, with product MATRIAASEMILNSRNAVYHLNLRPEELATTIITVGDPDRVQEVSKHFDKIEGQWQHREFVTHTGWIGSKRISVVSTGIGTDNIDIVLNELDALVNIDLQSRTIKEEHTQLQIIRLGTSGALQEGIPVDAFVVSSHGIGLDNLLPWYTYENTTTEQQLLGAFREQVKLAAGSAHPYLLEAGSVAQHFRNGYHAGITVTCPGFYAPQGRALRGPLSHPQLLEQLSAFSYEGHRVTNFEMETAGIYGLGRVLGHNCLSISTIVANRIRQEFSKDSAKSVANMIEQSLDIIAGI from the coding sequence ATGGCTACACGAATAGCAGCATCAGAAATGATCCTTAATAGCCGCAATGCGGTGTATCATTTGAACCTGCGGCCAGAGGAACTGGCGACGACGATTATTACGGTAGGAGATCCTGACCGGGTACAGGAGGTGAGTAAACACTTTGATAAGATAGAAGGTCAGTGGCAACACCGGGAATTTGTTACTCATACTGGTTGGATAGGGAGCAAACGCATTTCCGTAGTATCCACCGGTATTGGTACTGATAACATCGATATCGTGCTGAACGAGCTGGATGCGTTGGTAAATATCGACCTGCAAAGCCGTACGATCAAGGAAGAACATACCCAATTACAGATCATACGCTTAGGTACCTCCGGTGCTTTACAGGAAGGTATTCCCGTAGATGCTTTTGTGGTATCTTCTCATGGCATCGGGTTAGATAATCTGTTACCCTGGTATACGTATGAAAATACAACGACAGAGCAACAATTATTAGGTGCATTCCGGGAGCAGGTGAAGCTGGCTGCTGGCAGTGCTCACCCTTACCTGCTGGAAGCAGGCAGTGTGGCTCAACATTTTAGAAACGGCTATCACGCAGGTATTACAGTAACCTGTCCGGGCTTCTATGCACCACAGGGGCGGGCACTTAGAGGTCCTCTCTCTCACCCTCAACTACTTGAGCAACTCAGCGCCTTTAGTTATGAAGGGCATCGTGTAACTAACTTCGAGATGGAAACTGCCGGTATATATGGTTTAGGACGTGTATTAGGACATAATTGTTTGTCGATCAGTACAATAGTGGCTAATCGTATCCGTCAGGAATTCAGCAAGGACAGTGCGAAATCCGTTGCCAATATGATTGAGCAATCCCTAGATATTATTGCCGGTATTTAA
- a CDS encoding NUDIX domain-containing protein yields MSVFNVRVYGIMINEQRQVLVSDEYIRGGYYTKFPGGGLEFGEGTLECIQREWQEELAQNVEVIEHIYTTDFFQISAFDNHSQIISIYYLVRQTSPFTAPLLNKPFDFIIPEGITEVEGVRWVDWDTFSSESVTLPIDKVVADLVKAKYQ; encoded by the coding sequence ATGAGCGTATTTAACGTACGTGTGTATGGTATTATGATCAATGAGCAGCGGCAGGTACTGGTTAGTGACGAGTATATACGTGGGGGATACTATACCAAATTCCCGGGTGGTGGTTTAGAGTTTGGAGAAGGAACGCTGGAATGTATACAGCGGGAATGGCAGGAGGAATTAGCCCAGAATGTAGAGGTAATAGAACATATTTACACCACTGATTTTTTCCAGATATCTGCATTTGACAATCATTCCCAGATCATCTCCATTTATTACCTGGTGCGCCAGACCTCACCATTTACGGCACCTTTGTTAAACAAACCCTTCGATTTTATTATCCCTGAGGGCATTACAGAAGTAGAAGGTGTAAGGTGGGTAGACTGGGATACCTTCTCCTCGGAAAGTGTGACCTTGCCGATCGACAAAGTAGTGGCTGATCTAGTTAAGGCCAAGTATCAATAA
- a CDS encoding vWA domain-containing protein: MRGVKFVRFNPEDNAQPPFEKLLDLFTQLLTYTSGDVSEALQWLTELDKEYQLTNEDYGIGDFIQDLKDKGFLRENEEDGQFSITSRTEQTIRKKALEEIFGKLKKSSTGDHNTRRPGQGDEWNAETRPFQFGDGLDQIDVTASIRNAQINHGIDSFSIQQDDLEVKETDFKAQTSTALMIDISHSMILYGEDRITPAKKVAMALSELITTRYPKDTLDIIVFGNDAWQIEIKDLPYLQVGPYHTNTVAGLELAMDLLRRRRNPNKQIFMITDGKPTCLKNGKQYYKNSFGLDRKILNRTLNLAAQCKKLKIPITTFMVATDPWLQQFVQEFTETNNGKAFFSGTDKLGQFLFHDFESGKRKFY, translated from the coding sequence ATGAGAGGAGTAAAATTTGTCAGGTTTAATCCTGAGGATAATGCACAACCGCCCTTTGAGAAGCTACTGGACTTGTTCACCCAGCTACTTACCTACACCAGCGGCGATGTATCGGAGGCATTACAATGGCTTACCGAATTAGATAAAGAATATCAACTTACCAACGAGGATTATGGCATAGGCGACTTCATACAGGACCTGAAGGACAAGGGTTTCCTACGTGAAAATGAGGAAGACGGACAGTTTTCGATCACTTCCCGTACGGAGCAAACTATCCGTAAAAAGGCATTGGAAGAGATCTTTGGGAAATTGAAAAAGTCGAGTACGGGAGACCATAATACCCGCCGGCCTGGTCAGGGAGATGAATGGAATGCAGAAACAAGGCCATTTCAATTTGGAGATGGGTTAGATCAGATCGATGTGACCGCTTCTATCCGCAATGCCCAGATCAACCATGGCATTGACAGTTTTTCGATCCAGCAGGATGACCTGGAAGTGAAAGAAACGGATTTTAAGGCGCAGACGTCGACGGCACTTATGATCGATATCTCCCATTCGATGATCTTGTATGGTGAAGATCGCATTACACCAGCCAAAAAAGTGGCGATGGCACTGAGCGAGCTCATCACCACCCGCTATCCAAAAGATACTTTGGATATTATTGTTTTTGGCAATGATGCCTGGCAGATCGAGATCAAAGATCTCCCCTATCTACAGGTAGGCCCTTATCATACCAATACCGTAGCGGGATTGGAATTGGCAATGGACTTACTTCGACGCAGGCGAAATCCAAACAAGCAGATCTTCATGATTACTGACGGGAAACCTACCTGCCTGAAGAATGGTAAACAGTATTACAAAAACAGTTTCGGACTGGACCGGAAGATATTGAATCGGACACTTAATCTGGCGGCCCAGTGTAAGAAACTGAAAATACCTATTACAACATTTATGGTTGCAACGGACCCCTGGCTACAGCAGTTTGTTCAGGAGTTCACTGAAACCAACAATGGTAAAGCCTTCTTTTCCGGTACGGACAAACTGGGTCAATTCCTGTTTCATGACTTCGAAAGCGGAAAACGGAAATTTTATTAG
- a CDS encoding sugar phosphate isomerase/epimerase family protein: protein MKKLTNVLLLAASIMATTWAIQPAQAQKKAAKEKEGKAEKLGWMLGAQAYTFNRFTLAQALDKMDSCGIHYVECYQGQTLGGDLEGKMDYNMDAAKREKLLLMFNQKNKKLVAFGVVSPQDEADWRKVFDFAKAMQIQVITAEPKKEHLDLVSTLCDQYQIKVAIHDHPNPSPYWHPDTVLAAIEGRSRLLGACADIGHWVRSGLDPVECIQKLKGHVMSLHVKDMNEKSPKAHDVIWGKGYSNIPGVLETLKAQGFKGLFSAEYEYNWLNSVPDVKASAAFWRETVNKL from the coding sequence ATGAAAAAACTGACAAATGTATTACTATTGGCGGCCAGCATCATGGCCACCACTTGGGCGATCCAACCTGCTCAGGCTCAGAAGAAAGCCGCAAAAGAGAAAGAAGGAAAAGCAGAAAAACTGGGCTGGATGCTGGGCGCTCAGGCTTATACATTCAACCGTTTTACCCTGGCTCAGGCCCTGGACAAAATGGACAGTTGCGGCATTCACTATGTAGAGTGCTACCAAGGGCAAACACTAGGTGGCGATCTGGAGGGAAAAATGGATTACAACATGGATGCTGCCAAACGCGAAAAATTGCTGCTGATGTTTAACCAAAAGAATAAAAAGCTGGTAGCATTTGGCGTAGTATCCCCACAAGATGAAGCCGATTGGAGAAAAGTGTTCGATTTCGCCAAAGCTATGCAAATCCAGGTAATCACCGCAGAACCCAAAAAAGAACACCTCGACTTGGTTTCTACCCTTTGCGATCAATACCAGATCAAAGTAGCGATCCATGACCACCCCAACCCCAGCCCTTACTGGCATCCGGATACTGTACTGGCTGCTATTGAAGGCCGTAGCAGGTTACTGGGCGCCTGCGCCGATATCGGCCATTGGGTACGCTCTGGTCTGGATCCGGTAGAATGTATTCAAAAGCTCAAAGGTCATGTCATGAGCCTGCATGTGAAAGATATGAATGAAAAGTCTCCCAAAGCGCATGATGTAATTTGGGGCAAGGGATACAGCAATATCCCGGGTGTGTTGGAAACATTGAAAGCTCAAGGCTTTAAAGGGTTATTCTCCGCAGAATATGAATACAACTGGCTCAATAGTGTTCCAGATGTAAAAGCAAGCGCAGCATTCTGGAGAGAAACAGTCAACAAGTTATAA
- a CDS encoding GNAT family N-acetyltransferase: MLEIINVTATDKEAIEQVKGLFREYASWLSVDLSFQQFEEELATLPGPYVTPHGALFLAKVDGQPAGCVAVRSFDDTNSTCEMKRLFVRDAFKGHGVGKALAAQAISAGRELGYKRMLLDTLAHMKQAIDLYTALGFQPIAAYYDNPISNAVYLSMVLEE; encoded by the coding sequence ATGCTGGAAATTATTAACGTGACTGCAACTGATAAAGAAGCCATAGAACAAGTGAAAGGATTATTCCGCGAATATGCCTCCTGGCTAAGCGTAGATCTGAGCTTTCAGCAGTTCGAAGAGGAGCTGGCCACATTACCTGGTCCCTATGTTACTCCACATGGTGCGCTTTTTCTCGCTAAAGTAGATGGACAACCCGCCGGCTGTGTCGCCGTACGCTCCTTTGATGATACTAACTCGACCTGCGAAATGAAACGCCTCTTCGTAAGAGACGCCTTCAAAGGCCATGGTGTTGGAAAAGCATTGGCTGCTCAGGCCATCTCGGCTGGTAGAGAGCTTGGCTATAAGAGAATGTTACTCGATACCCTCGCTCACATGAAACAGGCCATCGATCTGTACACCGCCCTGGGCTTTCAACCTATCGCGGCTTACTACGATAACCCTATCAGCAACGCGGTGTACCTCTCTATGGTGTTAGAAGAATAA
- a CDS encoding glycosyltransferase family 117 protein produces the protein MNFKRTNNIVGWVICIIACTVYIMTMEASGSLWDCGEFISSAYKVQVPHPPGAPLFVLLGRLFTMFLKPSQAALGMNTMSALASGFTILFLFWTITHFARRLMVKDNEVISGEKMIAIMGAGTVGALAYTFSDSFWFSAVEGEVYAMSSFFTAIVFWAILKWEHESEQPYADRWIILIAYLMGLSIGVHLLNLLTIPAIVMVYYFKRYKVTASGTFWAFIVGCAITGLVQKFIIQDTIKTSGYMDVFFVNSLSLPFFSGFIFYFAALTAVLLYGYRNTKFGVYAPLILIASVIIVPAFNDGAGAGMIFLKLIVAAAFLLIPYLLKTFGVKLNTEGVAHSVKLTVSCILFLLLGYSTYITTMIRSTANPSVDMYNVDNPISLVGYLGREQYGDFPLIYGQVFTARPTEYKETGNVYARSKDKYEIAGKKMEPVYAAEDKMLFPRVWDASNDQGHADYYRSYLGLQQGQKPSFGDNVKFFFGYQLNFMYIRYFMWNFAGKQNDTQGYGNVRDGNWISGISFLDNFMYGDQSTMPDSLKNNKAHNRLFLLPFLLGVAGFFFHYARHRRDTLVVGLLFFFTGVAIVLYLNQAGNQPRERDYAYVGSFYAFAVWIGLGVLSVYEFIKRKSKVSFAAPLATAVCLLAVPVLMGFQEWDDHDRSPKTLGRDIAKDYLESCAPNAILFTVGDNDTYPLWYAQEVEGIRPDIRVINLSLLGVDWYIDQQRQKVNESAPVPMSWTPDKYRGETRNYIRFYDAGIVPQDKFVNLAEIMQFMGSDDDRAKLSTTDGGKENFLPSQKLFIPVDVAAAIKNGVVDIKDSAKILPQLPFQISKSYLLKNDLAVYDIIAANNWKRPIYFTSPTDLGINDYLRTDGLTYHLIPMRKESNNDPLGVDNNVNIPVMYNNLMTKFSFGGAENKGTYFDEPNRKLLQYLRNAFTKLGISMAQENKKAEALKVLNRADTMLLEDNFPYAMTSPNNMHNYSSLQTVYGYYLAGDVKKGDEIAQKIIKDCTQQLQYYRSLPPSKLGGDLQHDGQLAEQFIQLLQRMKADFGGGAPANTEEHTQINATQDSPATQKDSGK, from the coding sequence ATGAATTTTAAAAGGACGAATAACATTGTGGGCTGGGTGATCTGCATCATAGCTTGCACTGTTTACATCATGACAATGGAGGCTTCCGGCAGCTTGTGGGACTGTGGTGAGTTTATTTCCAGTGCTTACAAGGTACAGGTACCACACCCGCCAGGTGCTCCTTTGTTCGTGCTGCTGGGAAGATTGTTTACTATGTTCCTGAAGCCTTCACAGGCAGCCCTTGGGATGAACACGATGTCCGCTTTAGCCAGTGGCTTCACAATCCTATTCCTGTTCTGGACAATTACTCACTTTGCCCGTCGTCTGATGGTAAAAGATAACGAGGTGATTTCCGGAGAAAAAATGATTGCTATCATGGGCGCCGGTACTGTTGGAGCATTGGCTTACACATTTTCCGACTCGTTCTGGTTTTCTGCTGTGGAAGGTGAAGTATACGCCATGTCCTCATTTTTTACGGCCATAGTATTCTGGGCTATCCTGAAATGGGAACATGAGTCCGAACAGCCATATGCTGATCGTTGGATCATCTTGATCGCTTACCTGATGGGACTTTCCATTGGTGTGCACCTGTTGAACCTCCTGACTATTCCAGCCATCGTAATGGTGTACTACTTCAAGCGTTACAAGGTAACGGCTTCGGGTACTTTCTGGGCATTTATTGTTGGTTGTGCGATCACAGGCCTGGTACAAAAGTTCATCATCCAGGATACGATCAAAACCTCCGGTTACATGGATGTGTTTTTTGTAAACAGCCTGTCTTTGCCGTTCTTCTCCGGCTTTATCTTTTACTTTGCCGCATTAACAGCCGTATTGTTGTACGGTTATCGCAATACTAAATTCGGTGTTTATGCTCCGCTGATCCTGATCGCGTCTGTGATCATTGTTCCTGCTTTTAATGACGGAGCGGGCGCGGGTATGATCTTCCTGAAACTCATCGTTGCAGCTGCCTTCCTGCTGATCCCTTACCTGCTGAAGACATTTGGTGTAAAACTCAATACTGAAGGGGTGGCACATTCTGTAAAACTTACGGTCTCCTGTATCCTTTTCCTGTTATTAGGATATTCTACTTATATCACCACTATGATACGTTCTACGGCCAATCCTTCCGTGGACATGTATAATGTAGATAACCCGATCTCCCTGGTAGGTTATCTGGGCCGTGAGCAATATGGAGACTTCCCCCTGATCTATGGCCAGGTATTTACCGCCCGTCCGACCGAATATAAGGAGACAGGTAATGTATACGCAAGAAGCAAAGACAAGTATGAAATAGCCGGCAAGAAGATGGAACCTGTGTATGCCGCAGAAGATAAAATGTTATTCCCCCGTGTATGGGATGCGAGTAACGACCAGGGGCATGCGGACTATTACCGGAGCTATCTTGGTCTACAGCAGGGTCAAAAACCTAGTTTTGGAGACAACGTAAAGTTCTTCTTCGGCTACCAGCTTAACTTCATGTATATCCGTTACTTCATGTGGAACTTTGCCGGCAAACAAAATGACACACAGGGTTATGGCAACGTACGTGATGGTAACTGGATCAGCGGGATATCCTTCCTCGACAACTTCATGTATGGTGATCAGTCTACCATGCCTGACAGTCTGAAAAATAATAAGGCGCATAACCGTCTATTCCTCCTCCCCTTCCTGCTGGGTGTTGCTGGTTTCTTCTTCCACTATGCAAGACATCGCCGGGATACCCTGGTCGTAGGCTTACTGTTCTTCTTTACGGGGGTGGCGATTGTATTATACCTGAACCAGGCTGGTAACCAGCCACGTGAACGAGACTATGCCTATGTGGGCTCTTTTTATGCCTTCGCCGTGTGGATAGGACTGGGCGTATTATCTGTATACGAGTTCATTAAGCGGAAGAGCAAAGTAAGTTTTGCTGCTCCGCTGGCAACTGCAGTATGTCTGCTAGCCGTTCCCGTGCTGATGGGCTTCCAGGAATGGGATGACCATGACCGTTCTCCCAAGACGCTGGGTCGTGATATTGCTAAAGATTACCTCGAATCCTGTGCGCCTAATGCGATCTTATTCACGGTTGGAGATAATGATACCTATCCGTTGTGGTATGCGCAAGAGGTGGAAGGTATACGTCCGGATATACGCGTGATCAACCTCAGCTTGCTGGGTGTAGACTGGTATATTGATCAGCAGCGCCAGAAAGTGAATGAGAGTGCTCCGGTTCCGATGAGCTGGACTCCTGATAAGTACCGCGGTGAAACGCGCAACTATATCCGTTTCTACGATGCAGGCATCGTACCCCAGGATAAATTCGTAAACCTGGCTGAGATCATGCAGTTCATGGGATCTGATGATGACCGTGCCAAATTGTCTACTACTGACGGTGGTAAGGAAAACTTCCTGCCAAGTCAAAAGCTGTTCATCCCTGTAGATGTGGCAGCCGCTATCAAAAATGGTGTAGTAGATATTAAAGACAGCGCTAAAATATTACCGCAGTTACCTTTCCAGATCAGCAAGAGCTATCTCCTGAAGAATGACCTGGCGGTATATGATATTATTGCAGCCAACAACTGGAAGCGTCCTATTTACTTTACAAGTCCAACCGACCTGGGTATCAACGACTACCTGCGTACTGATGGTCTGACCTACCATCTGATACCGATGCGTAAGGAGTCTAACAACGATCCTTTAGGAGTGGATAATAACGTGAATATTCCAGTGATGTATAACAACCTTATGACGAAGTTCTCATTTGGCGGTGCAGAAAACAAAGGCACCTATTTTGATGAGCCTAACCGTAAGTTGCTGCAATACCTGCGTAATGCATTCACGAAGCTGGGTATCTCTATGGCGCAGGAGAACAAAAAGGCGGAAGCTTTAAAAGTGTTAAACAGAGCAGATACTATGCTGTTGGAAGATAACTTCCCATATGCCATGACATCTCCGAACAACATGCATAACTATAGTTCTCTGCAGACTGTATATGGTTACTATCTCGCAGGAGATGTGAAGAAAGGTGACGAGATCGCTCAAAAGATTATCAAAGACTGTACACAGCAGTTGCAATATTATCGTTCTCTGCCTCCTTCAAAACTCGGAGGCGACCTGCAGCATGACGGTCAATTAGCGGAGCAATTCATTCAATTGCTACAGCGGATGAAGGCCGACTTCGGTGGCGGCGCACCTGCCAATACAGAAGAGCATACACAAATAAATGCTACTCAGGATTCCCCGGCTACTCAAAAAGATAGCGGGAAATAA